From Leptospira fainei serovar Hurstbridge str. BUT 6, the proteins below share one genomic window:
- a CDS encoding LIC11435 family protein codes for MSNSRFTHPQVIRLFILAGCILCSFSTFAKDKEDGVKLEWKAIPDSGGYLVEIKDSNGRITREKTSATQITVDLKPGTYEHRIGVLNRYGRVSIFSSWIPFDVILSRPPVLTSSTKNSYLSQDLPETFELKGKYLTDATKVSLRDSSGEEIQVKSVEYRDPDTILVSFDKKKIPEGILSLRLENPRNKITETEAFLLVADTPERLAALQKRFTPKEPFRFDYGAIARSAVLPGWGQIYQEKSKIRSYTFPLLIAAAGAYTYYKGESYLHSVKDYDAARRTNALLGYSVAQTGNVAVYPLAVINYLQIPNKYSVASSSYHQVELSIGILAFLYALNLADAAFFPGSRQVKIEGTEKTATWSPVIRNERDGGGLYFAASNQQYLRQRVEVGVQFSW; via the coding sequence ATGTCGAATAGTCGCTTTACCCATCCTCAAGTAATCCGCCTATTCATTCTAGCGGGCTGCATTCTTTGTTCGTTTTCAACCTTTGCCAAAGATAAAGAAGACGGAGTGAAATTGGAATGGAAAGCAATTCCGGATTCGGGCGGATACTTGGTCGAGATCAAAGACTCGAACGGAAGAATCACTCGCGAAAAGACCTCTGCAACACAAATCACCGTAGATTTGAAACCGGGAACTTACGAACATCGGATCGGAGTTTTGAACCGATACGGTCGAGTCTCCATTTTTTCATCTTGGATTCCGTTTGACGTCATCCTTTCTCGACCGCCCGTCTTAACTTCCTCGACGAAAAATTCGTATTTGAGTCAAGACCTTCCGGAAACTTTCGAACTGAAAGGTAAATATCTAACCGATGCCACGAAAGTATCTTTGCGAGATTCTAGTGGTGAAGAAATCCAGGTTAAATCCGTAGAATATAGGGATCCCGATACGATCTTAGTTTCCTTCGATAAGAAGAAAATTCCGGAAGGAATTCTTTCTCTGCGATTGGAAAACCCTCGAAACAAAATTACCGAAACCGAAGCTTTCTTACTCGTCGCCGATACTCCGGAGCGACTCGCAGCGTTACAGAAACGATTCACTCCGAAAGAACCGTTCCGTTTCGATTACGGTGCGATCGCAAGATCGGCAGTGCTTCCTGGATGGGGGCAGATATATCAGGAAAAGTCCAAAATTAGATCGTATACCTTTCCGCTTCTAATAGCCGCCGCCGGAGCCTATACGTATTATAAAGGCGAGTCGTACCTTCATTCCGTAAAAGATTACGATGCCGCGCGTAGAACGAACGCGTTGCTGGGTTATAGCGTGGCTCAGACGGGGAATGTCGCCGTATATCCGTTGGCGGTGATTAATTATTTACAAATCCCGAACAAATATAGCGTAGCTTCCTCTTCCTATCATCAAGTCGAACTTTCCATCGGAATATTAGCATTCCTTTATGCTCTTAATCTTGCGGACGCCGCTTTCTTCCCTGGATCGAGACAAGTAAAAATTGAAGGAACGGAAAAGACGGCAACCTGGTCGCCCGTTATCAGAAACGAAAGAGACGGAGGAGGCCTCTATTTCGCCGCTTCCAATCAGCAATATCTACGCCAAAGAGTCGAGGTCGGGGTGCAATTTTCATGGTAG